From Gordonia crocea, the proteins below share one genomic window:
- a CDS encoding MMPL/RND family transporter translates to MGVHNIVVNRLRRGGNHAADSQVLRRLAAYSIDHKAIVIGAWLLAAIALNAVVPQLEAVVRKQAVDPIPASVASLQALTAMGEAFHEPGAAATAFVVMGNPKGIDGAARTGYDRLVARLRAQPEHVQSVRDLLSDPIAAKQVVSADGKAWWLPLGLTGHFGGPDAAEAIDAVRVTAEEVFDGSGTVVHVTGPAATFADQTETAEADLLVISIATLILIGLILLVVYRSVVTALLPLLVIGASLAVARGMLAALGTAGLPISQYSTAFLTAILLGAGTDYSVFVIGRYHERIRAGESPADAVVAATASIGRVVLASALTVALALMAMVFADLSAFKTVGPACAIAIMVTCAASLTLLQPALMIAARRGHGLPRTDLTATHWRRVGALVVRRPQAMLASSVVVLVALSLIALGMVTSYDDRAGQPADTDSNQGYALLDAHFPKDIAVSQFVLVSAPQDLRTATGLADLDQMAARIAQLPGVTRVVGVTRPTGERLTQARLSWQNGEIGKRLGTAVAEGEARKSDLELLRSGSRQLAAALSELRRRVDTELAPLIGAVDGAADTAQALRTYRPWVRQLAQVAPQLDDAAQIAPAAATARDAGRAVAALEPALRALEGAGCAGVPVCAPVRTHLRQLVELRRAGFFNQVAALADGARRGERPIGAMATDLDRALASMDTQLAAVAGMNVAQRFAELRVGIGQLADGSAQLAAGVSALVDSTMETLTGMGQVAATLRLAATQTAGSEAASGFYLPAAAYENRDFATVARQFISPDGRTVRYAVQADVDPYSPAAVELSNRIAEVAEAARPNTRLAGATVRVAGFPAINADLQELVRRDFRLLAILTLLIVGVILMVLLRSVVAPIYLVATVILNYTAALGLGVLLFQHILGQAIFWPVPVLAFIILVAVGADYNMLLVSRLREESAAGLRVGVMRTVASTGAVITSAGLIFAASMFGLMAGSVGLMVQTGFIIGMGLLLDTFVVRTLTVPAIATMLGEVSWWPGGRPTRAVAGG, encoded by the coding sequence GTGGGAGTACACAACATCGTGGTCAACCGGCTACGCCGGGGCGGCAACCATGCTGCCGACAGCCAGGTTCTGCGCCGGCTCGCGGCCTACTCGATCGACCACAAGGCCATCGTCATCGGCGCTTGGCTCCTCGCCGCGATCGCGCTGAATGCGGTTGTGCCGCAATTGGAAGCGGTGGTGAGAAAGCAGGCCGTCGATCCGATACCGGCCAGCGTCGCATCCCTGCAGGCGTTGACCGCCATGGGCGAAGCCTTCCATGAGCCGGGCGCCGCGGCGACCGCCTTCGTGGTGATGGGCAACCCGAAGGGGATCGACGGTGCCGCACGCACCGGTTATGACCGGTTGGTCGCTCGGCTGCGGGCCCAGCCCGAGCATGTGCAGTCGGTCCGGGATCTGCTGTCGGATCCGATTGCCGCAAAACAGGTGGTCAGTGCCGACGGAAAGGCCTGGTGGCTGCCGCTGGGGTTGACCGGACACTTCGGCGGCCCCGACGCAGCTGAGGCGATAGACGCCGTCCGAGTAACGGCGGAAGAGGTCTTCGACGGGTCTGGAACCGTTGTGCACGTCACTGGACCGGCGGCGACCTTCGCCGACCAGACCGAGACGGCTGAGGCCGACCTGTTGGTCATCTCGATCGCGACGCTGATCCTGATCGGCCTCATCCTGCTGGTGGTGTACCGCTCGGTGGTGACCGCCCTGTTGCCCTTGCTGGTGATCGGCGCGAGTCTGGCCGTCGCCCGCGGGATGTTGGCGGCGCTGGGCACGGCGGGACTGCCGATCTCGCAGTACTCAACGGCCTTTCTCACCGCGATCCTGCTCGGCGCGGGCACCGACTATTCGGTGTTCGTCATCGGGCGCTACCACGAGCGGATCCGGGCCGGCGAGTCGCCCGCGGACGCGGTGGTCGCTGCGACGGCCAGTATCGGCCGGGTCGTCCTGGCGTCTGCGCTGACCGTGGCATTGGCCTTGATGGCCATGGTGTTCGCGGACCTGAGCGCCTTCAAGACCGTCGGGCCGGCCTGCGCGATCGCCATCATGGTGACCTGTGCGGCGTCGTTGACACTGCTGCAACCGGCGTTGATGATCGCGGCCCGCCGCGGCCACGGTCTGCCGCGCACCGATCTCACCGCGACCCACTGGCGCCGGGTGGGTGCGCTGGTGGTGCGCCGCCCGCAGGCGATGCTGGCCAGCAGTGTCGTCGTGTTGGTGGCACTCAGTCTCATCGCGTTGGGGATGGTGACCAGCTACGACGACCGTGCCGGGCAGCCCGCCGACACCGACAGCAACCAGGGGTATGCGCTGTTGGATGCGCATTTCCCGAAGGACATCGCGGTTTCCCAGTTCGTTCTGGTGAGTGCTCCGCAGGATCTGCGGACCGCGACCGGGCTAGCCGATCTGGACCAGATGGCGGCACGGATCGCGCAGCTGCCCGGTGTCACCCGGGTGGTCGGGGTGACTCGGCCGACCGGGGAGCGACTGACGCAGGCCCGACTGTCCTGGCAGAACGGGGAGATCGGCAAACGGTTGGGAACTGCTGTTGCCGAAGGCGAGGCGCGCAAGTCGGACCTGGAGCTGCTGCGGTCGGGATCGCGGCAGCTCGCCGCGGCGTTGAGTGAACTGCGTCGTCGGGTGGACACCGAGTTGGCGCCCTTGATCGGTGCCGTCGACGGGGCGGCGGACACCGCGCAGGCCTTGCGGACCTACCGGCCTTGGGTAAGGCAGTTGGCGCAGGTGGCGCCGCAGCTCGATGACGCGGCACAGATCGCCCCGGCGGCCGCAACCGCCCGGGACGCCGGGCGGGCGGTGGCGGCACTCGAACCGGCGTTGCGCGCGCTGGAGGGGGCTGGATGCGCCGGTGTGCCGGTGTGCGCGCCGGTCCGGACCCACCTGCGCCAGTTGGTGGAACTGCGGCGTGCCGGGTTCTTCAACCAGGTGGCGGCGCTGGCCGACGGGGCGCGGCGCGGGGAGCGTCCGATTGGCGCGATGGCCACCGACCTGGACCGGGCATTGGCGAGTATGGACACGCAGTTGGCTGCGGTGGCGGGAATGAATGTGGCGCAACGGTTCGCCGAGCTGCGCGTCGGGATTGGGCAGCTGGCCGATGGTTCGGCGCAGCTGGCCGCCGGGGTGAGTGCGTTGGTGGATTCGACGATGGAGACGCTTACCGGGATGGGGCAGGTGGCTGCGACGCTGCGGTTGGCCGCGACGCAGACGGCCGGCTCGGAGGCGGCGAGCGGCTTCTACCTGCCAGCCGCGGCCTACGAGAATCGGGATTTCGCCACCGTCGCACGACAGTTCATCTCGCCCGATGGGCGCACAGTCCGGTACGCGGTCCAGGCCGACGTTGATCCCTATTCGCCTGCGGCCGTGGAACTGTCGAACCGGATCGCCGAGGTGGCCGAGGCAGCACGGCCGAATACGCGGTTGGCCGGCGCGACGGTACGGGTCGCCGGATTCCCGGCGATCAATGCTGATCTGCAAGAACTGGTGCGACGAGATTTCCGGCTGCTGGCGATCCTCACGCTGCTGATCGTCGGGGTGATTCTGATGGTGCTGCTGCGGTCGGTGGTGGCGCCGATCTACCTGGTGGCAACGGTGATCCTTAACTACACCGCGGCGCTGGGGCTGGGGGTGTTGCTGTTCCAGCACATCCTGGGGCAGGCGATCTTTTGGCCGGTACCGGTGTTGGCGTTCATCATCCTGGTGGCGGTGGGGGCCGACTACAACATGTTGCTGGTGTCGCGGTTGCGGGAGGAGTCGGCGGCCGGGTTGCGGGTGGGGGTGATGCGGACCGTTGCCAGTACCGGGGCGGTGATCACCTCGGCCGGGCTGATCTTTGCGGCCAGCATGTTTGGCCTGATGGCCGGTTCGGTGGGGCTGATGGTGCAGACCGGATTCATCATCGGGATGGGGTTGCTGCTGGACACGTTCGTGGTGCGGACGCTGACCGTGCCCGCGATTGCGACGATGCTCGGCGAGGTCAGTTGGTGGCCTGGCGGTCGTCCAACGCGAGCCGTCGCCGGGGGCTAG
- a CDS encoding TetR/AcrR family transcriptional regulator: MTAQPEPEIDARKVRSRKRLLDAAASLLNRGGVQAVTVDAVTRVSRVARTTLYRHFDSTTELIAAALERMLPDVVAPPRTGVVRDDLVAALDWLVEQLDQAPVPVTTIAGSR; this comes from the coding sequence GTGACAGCGCAACCGGAACCGGAGATCGACGCGCGCAAGGTGCGTTCGCGCAAGCGACTGTTGGACGCGGCTGCTTCGCTGTTGAACCGGGGTGGCGTGCAGGCGGTCACGGTCGATGCCGTCACCCGGGTGTCGCGGGTGGCTCGCACCACGCTGTACCGGCATTTCGACAGCACCACCGAGCTGATTGCGGCGGCGCTGGAACGGATGCTTCCTGACGTCGTGGCGCCGCCGAGGACCGGTGTGGTGCGCGACGATCTGGTCGCTGCGCTGGACTGGTTGGTCGAACAACTCGATCAGGCACCGGTGCCGGTGACCACGATCGCTGGCTCGCGGTGA
- a CDS encoding PPOX class F420-dependent oxidoreductase, protein MAFTDSELAYLKSQRLGRLATQKPNGTLQNSPVGFSVNDDGTVDVGGYNMDQSRKYRNVAENGRVALVVDDLASVKPWRVRCVEIRGRGEAVPGTGESGAIVRIHPERVISFGLDEEREAHRLTVNSRDV, encoded by the coding sequence ATGGCATTCACCGATAGCGAACTGGCCTATTTGAAGAGTCAACGGTTGGGTCGTTTGGCGACGCAGAAGCCGAACGGCACGCTGCAGAACAGCCCGGTCGGCTTCTCGGTCAACGACGACGGGACGGTCGATGTCGGGGGATACAACATGGATCAGAGTCGCAAGTATCGCAACGTCGCTGAGAACGGCCGGGTAGCACTCGTCGTCGACGATCTCGCCTCGGTCAAGCCGTGGCGGGTCCGCTGCGTGGAGATTCGGGGCCGCGGCGAGGCCGTACCCGGTACCGGGGAATCGGGCGCGATTGTCCGGATCCATCCCGAACGGGTGATCAGCTTCGGCCTCGACGAGGAGCGCGAAGCGCACAGACTCACGGTCAACTCCCGCGATGTGTAG
- a CDS encoding DEAD/DEAH box helicase gives MPSFDPLEFFTAADLYDDFDPGSIQRGIGYADRGRIMNRTWSDDGLSLRAKCVGSGRVYDVVVQFAAQGAGGRSLTVATCTCPVGAECKHAVALLVTESRDPAAGAGGPAGSPWRTVLGGLTAQTAPGPSAVALGRSLGIQFHLPKATQYAQHPAPTIALVTTGKTGSWIKTGINWTATVAGSGYVPGMSGRFDPEQYDDEQLRAIRGIARAFATNYQAHSGGSLALGSAPADIWDLLERARDAGVALLPSPTLGVASVELIKTSGVGLEVSRATGDRGGITVRTFVHVNHEAYDGGPVGLIGVPRPHGMFSISGTAMLIGPFTSPGDDRGLERLLAAPAMHIPEEEVAEFATEVVPTLPASLPVLVDDEAIVKPRIDGPFELLRIDLNEQGARVRWGAAYEINGRLKPVAAGSGALAYRDVEAESRALAQVRDAMQTVAAVCGRWRNQAIHHLQQDMRNAGPPARVELQNRIDDLAEAPSVPDAARIADVDLLRRVYTYSPVDAAVLCHEVLPLLREHGIHVEVDGDADRFRAAQGDPDITLTADDGGNDWFNLHVRVEVDGAVVPLDRLIVELNSSATHMLLDDGTYFPLDHPALARLAELLDEARALGEIEGSRVRRESYNATLWEELLSLGVVDGDLVRWQQRMVHLATASLPEPGTPPPTLQAQLRDYQLDGYNWLKFLWDNRIGGVLADDMGLGKTVQGLSLIASALQDDPDARFLVIAPTSVVGNWVREAAKFLPSAPAVSVSSVRTDGPVDEQIGDARIVVTSYTLFRLQFDAFESFDWAAVFFDEAQFIKNHNGKTHQCARRLTAQMKVAMTGTPMENSLMELWALLSVSAPGLFPSPKAFTDYFRKPIESGAEPQRLALLRRRIRPIMLRRTKDQVVKDLPPKQEQILALDLHPKHEKIYQTRLNRERQKVLGLLGDWERNRFEIFRSLTMLRQLSLHAGLVDEKDAGVASAKIDHLAEQLPELIAEGHSALVFSQFTGFLALVRERLDELGIGYAYLDGSMTAKARSAEIARFTGGQVQVFLISLKAGGFGLNLTEADYCFVCDPWWNPAAEAQAVDRAHRIGQTRPVTVYRLVSAGTIEEKVIALQDRKRELFTAVVDEGDLFGAGISESDIRELLGEGTLPT, from the coding sequence ATGCCGTCGTTCGATCCGTTGGAGTTCTTCACCGCCGCGGATCTTTACGACGACTTCGATCCCGGCAGTATTCAACGGGGGATCGGCTACGCTGACCGCGGCCGCATCATGAACCGAACCTGGTCCGACGACGGGCTGTCGTTGCGCGCCAAGTGTGTCGGCTCTGGGCGTGTCTACGACGTCGTTGTGCAGTTCGCGGCCCAGGGGGCCGGTGGCCGCAGTCTGACTGTCGCAACGTGCACCTGTCCGGTCGGTGCTGAGTGCAAGCACGCCGTCGCGCTTCTGGTCACCGAGTCGCGGGACCCGGCAGCAGGGGCAGGGGGCCCGGCGGGCTCCCCCTGGCGCACGGTCCTGGGCGGGCTTACCGCGCAGACGGCACCGGGGCCTTCGGCGGTGGCGCTCGGCCGTTCGTTGGGTATCCAGTTTCATCTGCCCAAGGCCACGCAGTACGCGCAACACCCGGCGCCCACCATCGCGTTGGTGACCACGGGCAAGACCGGAAGTTGGATCAAGACCGGGATCAACTGGACGGCCACGGTCGCGGGGTCGGGCTATGTGCCGGGGATGTCGGGGCGGTTCGACCCAGAACAGTACGACGACGAGCAGTTGCGCGCGATCCGCGGGATCGCCCGTGCCTTCGCGACGAACTATCAGGCACACAGCGGTGGTTCACTCGCGCTCGGCTCGGCCCCCGCCGACATTTGGGATCTGCTGGAGCGGGCTCGTGACGCGGGGGTGGCCCTGTTGCCATCGCCGACGCTGGGCGTGGCGTCGGTGGAGTTGATTAAGACCTCCGGAGTAGGGCTGGAGGTGTCTCGTGCCACCGGCGACCGCGGTGGGATCACCGTGCGGACCTTCGTGCACGTCAACCACGAGGCGTACGACGGTGGACCGGTGGGGTTGATCGGTGTCCCCCGCCCGCATGGGATGTTCTCGATCAGCGGGACGGCAATGCTGATCGGTCCGTTCACTTCGCCCGGTGATGACCGTGGGCTGGAGCGTCTGCTCGCCGCCCCGGCGATGCACATCCCCGAGGAGGAAGTGGCGGAGTTCGCCACCGAAGTGGTGCCGACGCTGCCGGCGTCGTTGCCGGTGCTCGTCGACGACGAGGCCATCGTCAAGCCGAGGATCGACGGGCCGTTTGAACTGCTGCGGATCGACCTCAACGAGCAGGGTGCGCGGGTCCGCTGGGGTGCCGCTTACGAGATCAATGGTCGCCTCAAGCCCGTCGCCGCGGGGTCGGGCGCACTGGCGTACCGCGACGTCGAGGCGGAGTCACGTGCGCTGGCGCAGGTGCGCGACGCGATGCAGACGGTCGCCGCGGTGTGCGGCCGGTGGCGCAACCAGGCCATCCACCACCTCCAGCAGGACATGCGCAACGCAGGTCCACCGGCCCGGGTCGAGTTGCAGAACCGGATCGACGATCTTGCCGAAGCGCCGTCGGTGCCCGACGCCGCCCGGATCGCCGATGTGGACCTGTTGCGTCGCGTCTATACCTATTCGCCCGTCGACGCCGCAGTGCTCTGCCACGAGGTGTTGCCGCTGCTGCGCGAACACGGGATCCACGTCGAGGTCGACGGTGACGCGGACCGATTCCGCGCCGCGCAGGGCGATCCGGATATCACGCTGACCGCCGACGACGGCGGCAACGACTGGTTCAACCTGCACGTGCGGGTCGAGGTTGACGGCGCGGTGGTGCCGCTGGACCGGCTGATCGTCGAGTTGAACAGCAGCGCGACGCACATGCTCCTCGACGACGGGACCTACTTCCCGCTCGACCATCCGGCGCTGGCGCGGCTGGCCGAGTTGCTCGACGAAGCACGGGCGCTGGGGGAGATCGAGGGATCGCGGGTGCGCCGCGAGTCCTACAACGCGACGTTGTGGGAGGAACTGCTCTCCCTCGGCGTCGTCGACGGCGATCTGGTCCGGTGGCAACAACGGATGGTCCACCTCGCGACGGCGTCGCTGCCCGAGCCCGGCACCCCGCCACCCACGCTGCAGGCGCAGCTGCGCGACTATCAGCTCGACGGCTACAACTGGCTGAAGTTCTTGTGGGACAACCGGATCGGCGGAGTCCTCGCCGATGACATGGGGTTGGGCAAGACGGTGCAGGGATTGTCGTTGATCGCCAGCGCCCTGCAGGACGATCCCGACGCGCGGTTCTTGGTGATCGCACCCACCAGCGTCGTCGGGAACTGGGTGCGCGAAGCAGCCAAGTTCTTACCGTCGGCGCCAGCGGTATCGGTGTCGTCGGTGCGGACCGACGGGCCGGTCGACGAGCAGATCGGTGACGCGCGGATCGTCGTCACGTCGTACACCCTGTTCCGGCTGCAATTCGACGCCTTCGAGTCCTTCGATTGGGCGGCAGTGTTCTTCGACGAAGCGCAGTTCATCAAGAACCACAACGGCAAGACCCACCAGTGCGCCCGCCGGCTCACCGCGCAGATGAAGGTCGCGATGACCGGCACGCCGATGGAGAACAGCCTGATGGAACTGTGGGCGTTGCTGTCGGTGAGTGCGCCGGGACTCTTCCCCTCGCCCAAGGCGTTCACCGACTACTTCCGCAAGCCGATCGAATCCGGTGCCGAGCCGCAGCGCCTCGCCCTGCTGCGCCGCCGGATCCGCCCGATCATGCTCCGGCGCACCAAAGACCAAGTGGTGAAGGATCTGCCGCCAAAGCAGGAACAGATCCTCGCCCTGGACCTGCACCCCAAGCACGAAAAGATCTACCAGACCCGGCTCAACCGTGAACGGCAGAAAGTCCTTGGGCTGCTGGGGGATTGGGAACGCAACCGGTTCGAGATCTTCCGATCGCTCACCATGCTGCGACAGCTGAGCTTGCATGCCGGACTGGTCGACGAGAAGGATGCCGGTGTCGCGTCGGCGAAGATCGATCATCTCGCCGAGCAGTTGCCCGAGCTGATTGCCGAGGGGCATTCGGCGCTGGTGTTCAGCCAGTTCACCGGATTCCTCGCGCTGGTGCGCGAGCGTCTCGATGAGCTGGGCATCGGCTACGCCTACCTCGACGGGTCGATGACGGCGAAGGCGCGCTCGGCCGAGATCGCCCGGTTCACCGGTGGGCAGGTGCAGGTCTTCCTGATCAGCCTCAAGGCTGGCGGATTCGGGTTGAACCTGACCGAGGCCGACTACTGCTTTGTGTGCGATCCGTGGTGGAACCCGGCCGCCGAAGCCCAAGCTGTCGACCGAGCCCACCGCATCGGCCAGACTCGGCCGGTGACCGTGTACCGCTTGGTGTCGGCGGGGACCATCGAGGAGAAGGTCATCGCGCTGCAGGACCGCAAGCGCGAGTTATTCACTGCGGTGGTCGACGAGGGCGACTTGTTCGGCGCCGGGATCAGCGAGAGCGACATCCGCGAGTTGCTCGGCGAGGGAACATTGCCGACCTGA
- a CDS encoding acyl-CoA synthetase gives MALRNVIEQISDTIGAIKVLQNSGAINLKQPRKAAEAAKLAKLVGPVATVVGHVASEYPGQPAVVDEAGTLTYAELDARANAVANQLHADGLRQGDVVGVIARDHRGLLTMIAATGRAGIRLAMMNTGFGKPQFNEVAEREGIKAMFYDEEFSDLVADFPADKRTLTWVDTKAPKGIRVLEDIAATGNTAKPPVPSEFAGFVILTSGTTGLPKGAQRAKLSPFASALILDRIPLPQRKAAVIVSPIFHSTGWAMWGVSTALGNTAVLMRRFDPEKTLQAIAEHKAEVLVAVPTMLYRILALGDEVIAKYDTSSLKTVVVAGSALPPALCERWQDTFGDTLYNLYGSTEVAVAAVAQPKDLRLAPGSIGKPPISSYLRLYDDNDKQVTARNVPGRLFVRNGAPFEGYTDGRSKQVIDGYMSTGDMALRDEHGLWHIAGRDDDMIVSGGENLYPQEVENLLAAHPDVADVAVIGVDDEEFGKRLRAFIVAAEGKQPTEDEIRAYVKANLARYKVPRDVVIVDDLPRNPTGKLVRRELPTGPLT, from the coding sequence ATGGCACTGCGCAACGTTATCGAGCAGATCTCGGACACTATCGGCGCCATCAAGGTGCTCCAGAATTCCGGAGCGATCAATCTCAAGCAGCCCAGGAAGGCGGCCGAGGCGGCCAAGCTGGCCAAACTGGTGGGGCCGGTCGCCACGGTGGTCGGACATGTTGCGAGCGAGTATCCAGGCCAACCGGCGGTGGTCGATGAAGCAGGCACCCTGACGTACGCAGAGTTGGATGCGCGGGCCAACGCCGTCGCCAACCAATTGCATGCCGATGGTCTGCGCCAAGGCGATGTGGTGGGCGTGATTGCCCGCGACCACCGCGGCCTGTTGACGATGATCGCCGCAACCGGCCGAGCCGGGATCCGGCTGGCCATGATGAACACCGGCTTCGGCAAGCCGCAGTTCAACGAGGTGGCTGAGCGTGAGGGCATCAAAGCCATGTTCTACGACGAGGAGTTCAGCGACCTCGTTGCCGACTTCCCGGCCGACAAGCGAACCCTTACCTGGGTCGATACCAAGGCGCCCAAAGGAATTCGCGTCCTGGAGGACATCGCTGCCACCGGCAACACCGCGAAGCCGCCGGTTCCCTCGGAGTTCGCCGGATTCGTCATCCTGACCAGCGGAACGACCGGGCTGCCCAAGGGGGCCCAGCGCGCGAAGCTCTCACCGTTCGCCAGTGCGCTCATCCTCGACCGGATCCCGCTGCCGCAGCGCAAGGCTGCGGTGATCGTGTCACCCATCTTCCACTCCACCGGGTGGGCGATGTGGGGGGTGTCCACGGCACTGGGCAACACCGCCGTGCTCATGCGCCGCTTCGATCCGGAGAAGACGCTGCAGGCCATTGCCGAGCACAAGGCCGAGGTGCTCGTCGCGGTCCCGACCATGCTGTACCGGATCCTCGCGTTGGGTGACGAGGTCATCGCCAAGTACGACACCTCGTCGCTCAAGACCGTCGTGGTCGCCGGGTCGGCGTTGCCGCCTGCCCTGTGTGAGCGGTGGCAGGACACCTTCGGCGACACGCTGTACAACCTGTACGGCTCGACTGAGGTCGCGGTCGCGGCCGTCGCCCAGCCGAAAGACCTGCGTCTGGCGCCCGGGTCTATCGGGAAACCGCCCATCTCAAGCTATCTGCGGCTTTACGACGACAACGACAAACAGGTCACCGCGCGCAACGTGCCCGGCCGGCTGTTCGTGCGCAACGGTGCGCCGTTCGAGGGGTACACCGACGGTCGCAGCAAGCAGGTCATCGACGGTTACATGTCGACCGGCGACATGGCGCTGCGCGACGAACACGGCCTGTGGCACATCGCCGGGCGTGACGACGACATGATCGTTTCCGGTGGGGAGAACCTCTACCCGCAAGAGGTGGAGAACCTGCTGGCGGCGCATCCCGATGTTGCCGATGTCGCCGTGATCGGGGTGGACGACGAGGAGTTCGGCAAGCGGCTGCGGGCCTTCATCGTCGCGGCCGAGGGTAAGCAGCCCACCGAGGACGAGATCCGCGCCTACGTCAAGGCAAATCTGGCGCGCTACAAGGTGCCGCGTGATGTCGTTATTGTCGACGATCTCCCGCGTAACCCGACCGGCAAACTCGTGCGCCGGGAATTGCCAACTGGGCCGCTGACCTAG
- a CDS encoding class I SAM-dependent methyltransferase: MKRQATWRRAWGLLRDFRYEQSDPARFYGALAVDTAEMVDALAGTGGAVVLDVGGGPGYFADAFARRGVRYLAVDPDAGELRAAGLAHRTTVRAAGEALPFADGSVDVCLSSNVVEHTPRPWEMADEMIRVTRPGGVIIISYTLWWGPFGGHEMGLTHYLGGHRAAARYTRRHGHPPKNFYGESLFKVTAAQGLAWARSARGASLLGAFPRYLPRWMWWVLKVPGVREVAATNLVLVLRRDG; this comes from the coding sequence ATGAAACGCCAAGCGACGTGGCGCCGGGCCTGGGGCCTGCTCCGCGACTTCCGCTACGAGCAGTCTGATCCGGCGCGCTTCTACGGCGCATTGGCCGTCGATACCGCGGAGATGGTCGATGCGCTGGCAGGCACGGGAGGGGCGGTGGTGCTCGACGTCGGGGGTGGGCCGGGCTACTTCGCCGATGCCTTTGCCCGACGCGGGGTCCGCTATCTGGCCGTCGACCCCGATGCCGGCGAACTGCGCGCCGCTGGGCTGGCCCACCGCACGACGGTGCGCGCGGCAGGGGAGGCGCTGCCGTTCGCCGACGGCTCGGTGGACGTGTGCTTGTCGTCGAACGTGGTGGAGCACACGCCGCGGCCGTGGGAGATGGCTGACGAGATGATCCGGGTGACCCGCCCCGGTGGGGTGATCATCATCAGCTACACGCTGTGGTGGGGGCCATTCGGCGGGCATGAGATGGGGCTGACCCACTATCTGGGCGGTCACCGCGCCGCGGCCCGCTACACCCGGCGCCACGGGCACCCGCCGAAGAATTTCTACGGCGAGTCGCTGTTCAAAGTCACTGCGGCACAGGGGCTGGCGTGGGCAAGAAGTGCGCGCGGCGCCTCGTTACTCGGCGCCTTCCCTCGGTACTTACCCCGGTGGATGTGGTGGGTTCTCAAGGTTCCGGGCGTGCGCGAGGTCGCCGCCACGAATCTGGTACTGGTGCTGCGTCGGGACGGGTGA
- a CDS encoding glycosyltransferase family 4 protein — protein MSAPASAPVITLLCWRDLEHPQGGGSERYIQRVGAELARRGARVTLLTAAFPGCDAETVVDGVRIIRRGGRLSVYPRALLILAGARLGIGPLRGIFPDVVVDTQNGVPFFASLLTRRVVVLVHHCHREQWPVAGPVLSRIGWWIESRLSPWAHRHRRYVTVSAPSRDELVGLGVDPTRISVVRAGIDPPHAVDVAADEYRIVALSRLVPHKQVEHALGVVAALRTDIPDLTLDVVGGGWWGDRLRAHAEALDIADRVHFHGHVSEARKHELLASAHVHLMPSRKEGWGIAVIEAAQHGVPTIGYRCSAGLTDSIEDGVTGLLVDGPAELAAATRELLENPDEARSLGTAAREAAAGYSWSATADGFTAVFEQVLAPR, from the coding sequence ATGTCCGCCCCCGCGTCCGCCCCCGTCATCACCCTGCTGTGCTGGCGCGATCTTGAACACCCCCAAGGCGGCGGCAGTGAGCGCTACATCCAACGGGTCGGCGCCGAACTGGCGAGGCGCGGCGCCCGAGTGACCTTGCTGACGGCGGCATTCCCCGGCTGCGACGCTGAGACCGTCGTCGACGGCGTGCGGATCATCCGCCGCGGCGGACGGCTGTCGGTGTATCCGCGCGCGCTGCTCATCCTGGCCGGCGCACGGCTGGGCATCGGACCGCTACGCGGCATCTTTCCCGACGTGGTGGTCGACACCCAGAACGGGGTGCCGTTCTTCGCGTCGCTGCTGACCCGGCGCGTCGTCGTGCTGGTGCACCACTGTCACCGCGAGCAGTGGCCGGTCGCGGGTCCGGTGCTGTCGCGAATCGGCTGGTGGATCGAGTCGCGACTGTCGCCGTGGGCGCATCGCCACCGACGCTATGTCACCGTCTCGGCACCGTCACGAGACGAGCTCGTCGGCCTCGGCGTCGACCCGACGCGGATCTCGGTGGTGCGCGCCGGGATCGACCCGCCGCACGCGGTCGATGTGGCCGCGGACGAGTACCGGATCGTTGCCCTGTCCCGCCTGGTGCCGCACAAGCAGGTCGAGCATGCCCTCGGAGTCGTCGCCGCCCTGCGCACCGATATCCCCGACCTGACCCTCGACGTCGTCGGCGGCGGCTGGTGGGGCGACCGGCTGCGCGCCCATGCCGAGGCGCTGGACATCGCCGACCGCGTCCACTTCCACGGCCACGTATCCGAGGCACGCAAACACGAGCTGCTCGCCAGCGCGCACGTGCACCTCATGCCGTCACGCAAGGAGGGGTGGGGCATCGCGGTGATCGAGGCAGCACAGCACGGCGTGCCAACAATCGGGTACCGCTGCTCGGCCGGGTTGACCGATTCGATCGAGGACGGGGTGACTGGGCTGCTCGTCGACGGCCCGGCTGAGCTCGCTGCCGCCACCCGCGAACTGCTGGAGAACCCCGACGAGGCCCGTAGCCTGGGTACGGCGGCCCGCGAGGCCGCCGCCGGCTACTCCTGGTCGGCCACCGCCGACGGATTCACCGCGGTCTTCGAGCAGGTCCTGGCGCCGCGCTGA